The nucleotide window ctgaaaaaagggcaaagaaagaatgataaaagATGCCTCTCTGCAAGGAACAGCCAGCTGACATCAGGAAAAGTCCCAACCATGGAAGATATGTGGCAAGTTACCGTGTTCCTCTCTTTTAAGTCCTGGCTTCAGAAGGTCTTTTGACACGGGGGTGATCTTACCTGTTCACTAACTCACTCTTAGCCTGACACCCAGCTATGTGTCGTCGTCTTGACGCTGTGCGGGAAGCTTTGGTTGGGCAATACATTGTCAAAGTTAAAATCCAACGTATCTCCATCCATAAGATCGTTCCGAATGATGGACTCCATGTCGCAGTCCAAGCGCTCAATCAACATGCCATCCAAGTCACTTGGGAGCTTCTCCTGGTGGAGAAGGCCCATCCTGCCATAGCCATTGCAGCTGCTCACCGAGGAGTAGGCCCCCAGCGCATTCATCTGCATGGTGTGGGACAGAGGCACTTGTAAAGCTGTCTTCACGGGGGCCAAGCGGTTCATACCCGAGGTGTGGGGCATGGTGTTGACTGCATGGGGCAAGGCACGCCCGTTAACTGCGGATGTTGGCTGGGTATGTCCAGGGTGGGTGTGGGAGCTGGGGTTCATCATTTTGTTATGAGATGCCTGGCTGCCATAGGTTGACATGACCGAATTAGGGCCCATCAACACATTCTGACCAAGGACCCGGCTGTTGGGTTGGGCGATCCCAGGATCAACTGCTGTCATAATGTCATTGTGGGGAGGAGAGTCAGAAGTAAGCAACTCCTTCAAGAGTCCTGGTGCACAGTTATACTGATTCATACCTCCATAGCTCGATTTGTTGTCCTGAAGTGTTTGCATAGGCATCTGGGGCAAAGGGCTCATGCTGGACTGGCCATATGTGTATTTTTGGTAGTTTGGGCTGGGTGAATTCAGACTGGTGTTTGGAGGTGCAAATGAGTAGCATGGTGTCTGCTGCATCATGGTGCCAGGTGAAGACTGGGTTGAAACAGTTAATGGCGTTGGTGATGACAGAAGGTTGAGATTATCCAAaagattttccatattttcaggATTGCTTATCTCAGACAGACTGGGTAGCGTAGAAGCCATCTTTGCAGCAGATGGTGGGTACACCAGAGAATGCACATCCCCATCTCCAAGATCGTCCTGTTCGGTCATAATGGGAGAAAGTCTCCCACTAATAGTACTAGCATTTGAGCTAGTTCGAGGGCGAAATGTACTCCAGTTATCAAAGTCATCATTGCTGTGAGAGCCAGGGCTCGCAGGCCATTTAGAAAACTGAGATCCTGGGCTGTCCCCGGCACCCTCCTGGCCAGACTGCAGGGATGCTTTTTTCTTAGCAGCTCGGCCCCGGCTCTTAGCAAATTTACTGTTGTTGTCCATGGACGCAGCTCTTCTCCGAGGGGATTTGCCACTCTTGCCTCCCTCTGGATTGAGCATCCACCAAGAACTTTTTCCAGTTCCTTCATTCTGCACACGAATGAACTTGCTGTGTAGGGACAGATTATGGCGAATTGAATTCTGTAAAGCAAAACATCATGTTAGAAATAAGTACTTCTCCCGTTGGAGTACTTACTGTTCAGTATAGATATATGTGAATGGAAGACAAGTAAACATCTTTTAAAGTTTGTGGTACAGATTTCAACCTATACCATCAGAAGGGTTCTGAACTCCACTATAAAAGAGCTCCAAACCAGTACAAGAGAAATAGTATCTTATCTTAAAAACAGGCACCTgtaggagtgcctgagtggctcaatgggatgagtgtccgactcttgattttggctcaggtcaccatctcacggttcaggagatcgagccccacgttaggacccacgtccagctccatgctgggctccgaactgggcatggagcctgcttcagattcttctctctccttctgcccctcccccgctcacgctctcaaaacaaaccaaaagaaacccAGTGTCTGTATCTTAATGTAATGAGGggacaaaattaaataagcattattATAGACACCTTCTTTTACATAGCTGTATTTTACAGGAAATCACAGGAACTCACTTTAAAACCACTTAAATTTTTGCTTAGCTACAATGCTACGTAAATAGCAAAAACCATTTCCATTCTACCACCCCTAAAACTAGTGCCAAGTCTCTTCAGATTGAACATATGCCATTTACACAAGTGAGAAGTTTTAGATTACTGGGCCCACGTgattatggaaaagaaagaagtgaagcaGGATATATTCTTAGTCAAGAATTAAAAGCCTGAAAACCAGTAAGACCTAGATTCCTTTTTACCTTTCAAGTCCATTAGGCTAATATAGGTGAATATACGGCAAACAGggtcatatttcttattttagaaagttGAACTGccgaaaaagagaaaatttagatCCAAGTGCTGTTCACCAACCCCTCCTCCCACAAATAACCGGCAGTATGTGCCAACTAACTCCAGGTCACTGCATCGGAGGGAGGTCATGCTCTATCCAAAAAGACACGGGGGAGAGGGGTGGCAATACAAAGAGCTCCAGGCTTCAGTCACTCAGTACAGTTGCTCCACAACTAAACTGTGCCATGTGTATTTCCAACACAATTAGTAAAGAAAATCAACTTAACTTTGGGAAACTGCTTGGCCCCTAGGTGCCTtaagtttccttatctataaaacagagataaataatAGACCCATTTAGGGCTattagagggagacagagtttataaaatgttcagtggtgcctggcacatggcaagcAGTTCCCGAGAAGTAGGGCCTAGATCCCAACTTTGAGGGCATGAGGATATTGCCATTTTgagccctgctcccctcctcctacCTCCTATTCACTGGGGTGTGGGCAGGAGCTCAGAGGGATTGCAAACACAAACCCACAACTCCCAATATACAGTGAAGGAGGCCAAAGAGAGTCTCAAGCTCCAGCAGAAGCAGCAAAGCCAGGCTGCAAATAAGGAACCCCCAATCCAACTCCCCTAATGGACACATATGGGATCACCAGCATCTGGAGAGCCTCTGGGGacatatggaaaagcaaaaatgGGCTCCAAAGGAGGGCCCTTGTCTTGTAGCTTTTTGTTCCGCATCTAGAACAAGGCACAGAGCAGACTCCCACTACCTGCTCATTCAGCAGCCTCTGTCATCAGGGCCCTGAGGCCAAGTCCAGGAGCAGGATTCTGGATGTCCTAGACCCCTGGGAACAGGCCCCTGTGCATGTCTCCCAAGCTTCCCCTGGCTTCCTCTGCCAACTGGGGACAaggcttagcagactgagccccCTGGACCTCTGGGGCCCCTCACCCTGACCACAAAAAGGCCCTGGCTGGATTTGTGGTCACCCAGGGATGCAGCCACAGTGCCCACATCCTCATGCCATCAACGTGGGATGCAGATGCTTGAGTGCCAATCGCTGCGCCAGAAAAAGCCTTTGCACAGACAAGGCCTGGGCTTCAACACAAACCATGAATTCAGgttctttcttattaaaaaagaGATTACAAACAtgcggggaaaaaaaaatctcactgtcTAAAAGGAGATGGGATAGTCCGAGTCGAGTCAGGCCGGATAGCCAGGGCTGAGAAATCCGTATTTCAAAATGCCCTCTGACCCTCTGTACTACATTCCACCCAAGGATTGCAACAGAGGAGCAACGTGACAAACCCTTCTGCCAGGGCACACAGTGCGGGCGGGTCAGATTTGGCTCTGAATGGGCCTTCTAGGCTAGATGCTGTGCAGGTGTCCAAGTGGATGGCATGAAGGTTTCTTTTGTTCCCTagactttcctcttccttcccatctATTGATCTATCCCCAACTCAAGAAAAGC belongs to Acinonyx jubatus isolate Ajub_Pintada_27869175 chromosome A1, VMU_Ajub_asm_v1.0, whole genome shotgun sequence and includes:
- the FOXO1 gene encoding forkhead box protein O1 codes for the protein MAEAPQVVEIDPDFEPLPRPRSCTWPLPRPEFSQSNSATSSPAPSGGAAANPDAAAGLPSASAAAVNADFMSNLSLLEETGDFQQAPGSVAAAAAAAAAVAAAAAAAAATGGLCGDFQGPEAGCLHPAPPQPPPPGPLSQHPPVPPAAAGPLAGQPRKSSSSRRNAWGNLSYADLITKAIESSAEKRLTLSQIYEWMVKSVPYFKDKGDSNSSAGWKNSIRHNLSLHSKFIRVQNEGTGKSSWWMLNPEGGKSGKSPRRRAASMDNNSKFAKSRGRAAKKKASLQSGQEGAGDSPGSQFSKWPASPGSHSNDDFDNWSTFRPRTSSNASTISGRLSPIMTEQDDLGDGDVHSLVYPPSAAKMASTLPSLSEISNPENMENLLDNLNLLSSPTPLTVSTQSSPGTMMQQTPCYSFAPPNTSLNSPSPNYQKYTYGQSSMSPLPQMPMQTLQDNKSSYGGMNQYNCAPGLLKELLTSDSPPHNDIMTAVDPGIAQPNSRVLGQNVLMGPNSVMSTYGSQASHNKMMNPSSHTHPGHTQPTSAVNGRALPHAVNTMPHTSGMNRLAPVKTALQVPLSHTMQMNALGAYSSVSSCNGYGRMGLLHQEKLPSDLDGMLIERLDCDMESIIRNDLMDGDTLDFNFDNVLPNQSFPHSVKTTTHSWVSG